Genomic DNA from Deltaproteobacteria bacterium:
GGCGTGCCGGTATCGAGGCCGACGCTGAAGGGCTCGTCCCACGCGACGGCGATCGGCAAACTGCGCGGCATGGGATGGCTGTCCGCGATTTTGCCGTCTACCTTCAAGGTGCCGGTGCCGCCCTTGCCCAGGCCTGGGCCGTCATATTTCCAGTCGAACACCAGCGTGTGCTTGCCCGGCGTGAGCGCCTCCTTCGCCTGCCACTTGACGCGTTCGAGGGCGATCAAGTCCCACGTGAAGACCGGCCGACCCTTCAGCAGATAGAAGCCGTAGCCGGCGAAGCGTCCGCCGTCGGTCATCAGCATGCCCTCGGCGCCGTCCTGAGGGATCTCGACTTCGGCCGTGATGGTGTACGACCGGTTCAGCAGGCTCGGCGCGCTGCCGGTCTCAGCGAACGGCACGTTCGAGAGTTCGCCCGAGTAGGTGAACTCGGTCCGGCCGGGGGAGTAGCTCGGCTTGTGTCCGATGAACCTGCTGAGGATGGAGTCGTCGAGCGGGAATACGTGGTACTTCGTCGCCTCCAGCGTGAACAGCTGCTGCATGTCACGCAGCTTGTCGGGCATCTCGGCGGCGAGGTCGTTGGATTGCGTCCAGTCCTCGTCGACGTGGTACAGCTCCCAGGTGAAACCGTTCATGACATCCGTGGGTGCCTGCTTCAACGATATTTCCCATGGCGGGTTCAGCGGAGGCGTCGAGGCGATCCAGCCGTCGTGGTAGATGGCGCGTTTGCCGAACATCTCGAAGTACTGCGTGGTACGCTTCGACGGTGCTTTGGCGTTCGCCTTGTCCCAGGTATACGCCATGCTCACACCTTCGATCGGCTTCTGCGCCACCCCGTTGACCGACACCGGCTCGGGTACGCCAACCGCTTCGAGGATCGTCGGCACAACGTCGATCACATGGTGGAACTGGTTGCGGATGCCACCCTTGTCCCTGATGCGCGCCGGCCAGGCCATGGCCATACCGTTGCGGGTGCCACCGAAATAGGAGGCGACCTGCTTGGTCCACTTATAGGGCGTGTCGAAGGCCCAGGCCCAGCCCACGGCGTAGTGCGGGTAGGTCTGGTCGGAGCCCCAGGCATCATAGAACTTCATGTTCTCTTCGACCGTCGGGTGCACGCCATTGGCAACGGCAAACTCGTTGTACAGACCGTTGAGCGTGCCTTCGGGGCTGGCACCGTTGTCGCCGCTGATATAGATGACCAGCGTATCGTCGAGCTTGCCAGTGTCCGCAATCGCCTGGATCACGCGACCGATCTCGTAGTCGGTATACGCCAGGAACGCTGCATAGACGTCGGCTTGCCGGATGTAGAGCTTCTTCGTCTCGGGCGGGAGCGTGTCCCACTGCGGGATGCTGTCCGGCCAGACCGTGAGCTGGGCGTTCTGCGGAATCACTCCGAGCTTCTTCTGGTTGGCGAAGATGGTCTCGCGCAGCTTGTTCCAGCCCTGATCGAACAGGTGCATGTCGCTGATCTTCTCGATCCACTCGGGCGTCGGATGGTGCGGCGAGTGGGTGGCGCCGGGTGCGTAGTAGATCATGAAGGGTCGGTTGGGCTGGACGTCGTTCAGCATCTTGATACGCCCAATCGCCTCGTCGGCCATGGCGGTGACCAGGTTCCAGCCGGGTTTGCCAGTCTGCGGCTGGATCGGCGTGGTGTTACGAAACAGCATGCCCGGCTGCCACTGGCTGGAGTCGTCGCCCAGGAATCCATAGTAGTAGTCGAAGCCCTTGACGGCCCCGGTCGGCCAGTTGTGGAAGGGACCGGCCTGGCTCGCCTCCCACTGCGGCACGTTGTGATCCTTGCCGTACCACGACGTGTCGTAGCCGTTGTACCGGAGGATCTCGCCGATGGCGACGGCGTCACGTGGGATGATGCTGTTGTAGCCGGGATAGCCCGTCGCCTGGTCGACGACGACGCCGGTGCCCACCGAGTGGTGGTTGCGGCCGGTGAGGAGCGCGGCGCGCGTCGGCGAGCACAGCGCCGTGGTGTGGAATGCGGTATAACGTAGACCGGAGCTGGCAATGCGGTCCAGGGCCGGCGTCGGGATCACGCCGCCGAAGGTGGACGGCGCCGCAAAGCCGACGTCATCGGTCATGATCAACAGAATGTTTGGCGCGCCCTTAGGAGGCACGACGACCGCCGGCCAATACGGCTTCGACTCCGCCGCGTTGGGATTGATCTCGCCGCCGAACGACTGCGGCGGATTGGGCAGATACCGGCCGTCGATCGTGGTCGTCGCGCCGGGCGAACCCGGCGCGACGGTGGTGTGCTGCGCCATCGCCGGATGCGAGCCGATCAAGGCCCAAGCTACCGCCATCAAAATCGTGAGCATCGTTGCTTTCGTCTTCATAGCGTCACTCCCTCCCTCCTCATCTGTGAACCTCTCATTTTGAACCGCAGTGCGCGAAAATGTTCCACATGGCGCGCAGGCCGTCAACGAAGGGGCAGAAAGCCCAGCCCGATAACCAGCGCTGCGATCGCAAACGGGATCGCCAACCCGGTCATCTTCACCTGCCGTGTCAGCGCGCGCACCCGCGCATCGTCGGTTTCCTTCCAGCGTGCGTGCACCAGCGGAACGCAGATGAGGTTCGCGATCACCGCGATGCTACCGGCGCCGACCTTGACCAGCAGCAGCGGCGAGGCCGGCCAGGCGCGCGCGAGCAGCAGCGTGCCGGTCCCTACCACAACGATCACGACCGGAATCTCGAACAGCAGATCGATCCAGCGGTGCGCGACCGCGACGGTGCGACGCGAGACGGCATCGCGGCCGCAAAACTCGAGCACCGTCTCGGCCGCGACCATGCCGAGCCAGAAACTGACGGCGATCAGGTGAAGCTGCACCAGCATCATGGCTACTCTCCTTCTCTGTGTGCGCTTGAACATAGATGGTTCTCGCCAGACTCGCGCGCGAGCGCCCGCACTTTGCTCACGCTCTAGTTGACGCAGCCGGCGAGGAACGCGGTATCCGGAACGATCGTACGACACGCGGTTGGGAACAGCCCGATCGTTCCGTAGTAGCTTGCAACGCCGATGGTGAGCCCCACGCCGTCGGCGACAGGGGCAACGCAGGAGAGGAGTCGCAGCCGGGTGCCCAGGAGGTAGAACGGCTGCTGCGGACCCGGGACGTTGGAAACCCCCAGGTTGAACAACAGCCGGCCGAGGGCGCCCGCGTCGAAGCGCACGAGTGACGCGAGCAGGCCGCATACGAGCAACGTTGATTTCATCGCCTGTGATTTCACCGTCAATCTCCGCCGCTCATTCCGGAACAACGCCCGCGAGCGGAGGGATCTCCGGCGCTGGCAGGCTGGCGACGTCCGCAACGCTCACGTCCTTCGGCATGACGACTTGATAGCGCGCTCGCATCGCTTCGAACGCCCGCTGGCGGATTTGCGCGCGCTGGTCCTCGATCCATCCGGTCTTGATGTCCGGCTCCACCTCGTCGAAGGACGGCACACGCGCGGGCGTCATCGCATCGACCCATACCAGGTGCCAGCCGTAGCCGGACTCGATCGGGCCCGCCCAGGAGCCGGGCGCGATTTGGAAGAGCGCCCGCGCGAAGGGTGGACCGAACGTCTTGGCCACGTCGTCGAACGAGCGATCGGCGTAGTAGTCCTGGAACATGAAGCGATCGGCGAGCGCGGTCGCCTCTGGTGAGTCCGCGGGCTTACCGGCCATCTTCGCCAGCCCCTGCGCCGCATCCGCTCGCGTGCGCGGCCCCCGCCGATCGGGCGAGAAGTAGAGATGCCGGAACGTGGTGCGTGCAGGTAGTGTGAAGCGCTCCGAGTTCTTCTCGAACCACAGCTTGAGTTCGTCGGCCGTAGGTTCACGCAGCGCCGCCACGTCCTCGAAGAGGAACTCCATCTTCTGCGCCAGCCGGCGCTTGACGATCGTGTCGCCCTTGTCGAGGCCAAGCGCCAGCGCCTCGCGGTAGAGGATCTCCTCGCGCACCTTGGCGTCGACGAGACTTTGCATCTGCTCGGGGGTGAGATCGGAGCGCCCCTGCGCGAGCCACGCGATGCGGATCTGGCGCAGATCGTCGGCGGTGAGATCGATGCGTTCTGGCTGGTCGCGCGGATCGGGATTGCGGTTCAGCAGGTGATAGCCGGCGAACAGCAGGAGCCCGAACAACAGGAACTGCAGCAGCGGCTCTCGCAGCCAGCGTCCGAGCATGACCGCTCAATGCTTCGACGGCTTCGCGCTCGCCTCCAACGGGTTCAACTCGCCAACGTGCGGGACGATCTCGTAGTTGGCGTAGCCGAACTCGTTGCTGCGCGCACCGACGTACTTGTCGCCCAGCTTGTAGACGGAGACCTCGATCGGCGTGCCTTCGAGCTCGATGACGATCTTCCCCTTGTTGATGTTGTATGTCCGGGAGCCGCCGAGATAGCTGGCGCCGGCCGCGTCGCCGGTCAGACTCTGCATCGCCACGTTCCGTCCCACGTACCGTACCTGGAACTGGCCCTGGTTGACTGGGAGGTGCTGAGTGACGTACCCGGGGTCGGCGGGTGTGAGTGGCTTTGCGTTTGTGCCCTTGCCCAGCGCGCCGTAGATGATCATGTACTTTTCGCCAGTCACCGTGTTCTGCAGCCAGACCGACTTCTCCACGATGAGCGTTTTGAGCTGATCGTCATTGAGCGCCATCGCGCCTTGCTTCTTGAGATCGGCCACGGTGGTGCCGGGCTTAGCGGCCTTGCGGGCCTCGGCGCTCGGCGTGTACCAGATCGGCGAACTCCACGCCCGCTCCTGTAGGGTCGGCGCCACAACGTCGGGCGGCGCGATGCCGAGTTTCGCTGCCTGGATCGTGGTCCAGCGCGGTGTCGGGATCTCGAGCACACGGGCGTAGTAGAAGGCGTGCAGGCTCGGATCGAACTCGGGATCGCTCCACACCGTCTTCAGCTCGACCGATCCGATCGTGTTCTCGTAGGTCGCCTTCTCGATGTCCACCGTGCTGCCGATCGGCGGCACGACACCGGTCCACTTGTCGGGCTTGCGATCACCCGCCCAGACGACGTCGAAAATCTTCTCGTAGCTCTGCCCGCTCTTCGTCCAGCCCTTCACGATCTGGATACGATCGAGATTGCCTGAGGTGGGATCCTTCACGGCCCAGACCATGAACGCCGGCGCCTTGCCCGTGGCTGGCGGCAGATCGCCGCCCATCGGCACGCCCTTCGCGTAGCCGGTCTTGACCCAATCTTTGTCCGCCAGCATGTCGGGGGTGTACTCCCATCCGCCGAAGACCCGCACCTTGATGTGCGGCCCGGTGACGGCGAAAGTCTCCTTACGGCTCATGCCCTCGAAGAGCGCGGCGCGCGTGTTCTCCTCGGCCCACACCCCTGTCAGCCCGCTCGTACCTTCCGTGCGCGCGTCGAACATCCCACCGACCAGGTTTCCGGACATGCGCGCCTCGATCGTTCCATCGGTGAAGGAATGACCGCCGAAGAAGTTGTCCTGACGGTAGGGGACGGCGGTGTTGTGCGAGTCGGACGCGGCGCCGAATCCGAACTTGTAAGGATTGAATCCCTCCGTGTCCTGCATGGTGAGGCCGTCCTTCAGAGCCTGCCGCGCGTAGCTGCCAACGATGTGCGGAATGCGGCCCGGCGGATTGCCCAACAGTACCGACATGATCTCGAAGCTCGCGAACTCGTCGTTGGGCGAGAGGAGCGGGTGCGTTTCCGACGTGCCCTTCAATTGCTTGATCTCGATCAGCGGTTCGTTGCGGGTGCGCGACGCTGCATAGGCGGCGTCGATAGGGCGGCCCTTGGTGTCGACCTCGGTGGGGAACATGCGCCCGTCCGAAAGATTGGCGTTGTGCGAAATGGCCAGCAGATCGTTCCCGGCCTTTCGTTGGCCGTCCATCCAGTCCCAGAGATCGACGGGATGCTTCGAGTCCAGGGCACTGAAGGGCATCGGCGGCACCTTAGCGCAGTCCTTAAAGAAGATGTTACGGTGCAAGTTCATGTTGTTCGGCATCGAGGTCCACTCATAGGAGCAGAAGGCCGTGAACTTCCCCGGCTCGTTCGCCTGATCGGCGAGCGCGACGTTGCGCTTCCAAACCGTCCCGGCAATCTCGGGGGCCATGAGCGCCGGGACTGGCGGTCCGCTGGCCAGGGTGTTGATGGCATACAGCGCGACCCGTTCCATCTCTTCCTTTGTCCTGGCCTTCAGGATGAGCGGCTGTGCGACGGAGAGCTTGCTGACCGCGGACCCCGGCTCGTTCGCCAGATTGACCACGCCCGCGTACTCGGAGTGGTCGGTGACACCCGCCCAGTCGAGCGGCGTGTCGATCTTGACGTCGTAGCCGAGTGGATGCTTGATCGGCTCGCCCTTGAAGTACTTGTACGCGTCGCCGGGATTGGTGAGGAGATTCCCGATGGCGAACGCGTCGAGCGACCAGCTCGTGTGGACGTGGGTTTCGCCGAAGTAAGCATCGCGCTCGGGATTCGCAGCGACGGCCGGAAGCCCAGTCACGAGAGAGAGTACGATGCCCAGCACGACGGTGCTTCTTGCACGCAATTCGAGTCGCATCACGTCACCTCCTTGATCTTCGTCATTTGCGGGTGGCCGTCCGCACCAATACCTGTTCGCTTTAGGACGTCAAGTTGGATCGATCGACTGGCAAGGTTCACCGCGAGAGCAAATTCCACAGCGACACCATGCCGATGATGGCTAGCAGCATGGCCACGGCGATACTCAGAGGCCACTGGCTTAGAATTACGTCCTCATTGCGACGCAGCCGGCGCAACGTCACCCAGTGAGAAATCCCTGCTAACACCGTGGCAACGATGCCCAGTATGATGAGGGCAATGCCGAACCGTATGGCGCTCTCATGCAAATGGACGGCTTCCGGAGTGGGAGATTTCTCTCTCAGAGATCGGAAGAATCCGACCGTACCAAAGCCAAACGTTGCCATCGTCAGAGTGGTTCGGATCCAGGCAAGGGTGGTGCGGTCGAGCGCGAGTTGCGTTCGGAGCTTCGCCATGCTCGTGCGGTCGCGAGCTAGATCTACGTTAGCGGGGGTTGTTGTTTGCTGGGTCATGGCCTATCGCTGCTGTTTGAAACTACGTCTCTGCGGTGAAATTGTTTCTGCTCACCAGGGCCGCCACTCCGGAAAGGCCATCGTCATCCCAAAGCGTACTGTCGTTTGCGGTGCCGCCGCCGCGAACTGGCGATAGGCCATCCATTCGCCGCTGACGGATAAATTGATCGGCGGCATTCCCTCGCGCACGATCACGCGGCCGATGCCGAAACTCACCGGCAACATCGTTGCGGTGTGCTCCCGCCAACCCATCGTCCACGAACTGTCCGCCGACTTCACGTACCACCCACCCGACACACTCACGAGCACTATCGGTTGGAAGAATAGCGTGCTCGATGGCTGACTCTCCGACGATGTGTAGGCGAAGGAAATCGGATTCTGGATCAAGAACCCGGTGAGCAGCCAGGGGACGCCTTTGTAAATCGCTCCGAACAGGGGACCAAC
This window encodes:
- a CDS encoding arylsulfatase, whose amino-acid sequence is MKTKATMLTILMAVAWALIGSHPAMAQHTTVAPGSPGATTTIDGRYLPNPPQSFGGEINPNAAESKPYWPAVVVPPKGAPNILLIMTDDVGFAAPSTFGGVIPTPALDRIASSGLRYTAFHTTALCSPTRAALLTGRNHHSVGTGVVVDQATGYPGYNSIIPRDAVAIGEILRYNGYDTSWYGKDHNVPQWEASQAGPFHNWPTGAVKGFDYYYGFLGDDSSQWQPGMLFRNTTPIQPQTGKPGWNLVTAMADEAIGRIKMLNDVQPNRPFMIYYAPGATHSPHHPTPEWIEKISDMHLFDQGWNKLRETIFANQKKLGVIPQNAQLTVWPDSIPQWDTLPPETKKLYIRQADVYAAFLAYTDYEIGRVIQAIADTGKLDDTLVIYISGDNGASPEGTLNGLYNEFAVANGVHPTVEENMKFYDAWGSDQTYPHYAVGWAWAFDTPYKWTKQVASYFGGTRNGMAMAWPARIRDKGGIRNQFHHVIDVVPTILEAVGVPEPVSVNGVAQKPIEGVSMAYTWDKANAKAPSKRTTQYFEMFGKRAIYHDGWIASTPPLNPPWEISLKQAPTDVMNGFTWELYHVDEDWTQSNDLAAEMPDKLRDMQQLFTLEATKYHVFPLDDSILSRFIGHKPSYSPGRTEFTYSGELSNVPFAETGSAPSLLNRSYTITAEVEIPQDGAEGMLMTDGGRFAGYGFYLLKGRPVFTWDLIALERVKWQAKEALTPGKHTLVFDWKYDGPGLGKGGTGTLKVDGKIADSHPMPRSLPIAVAWDEPFSVGLDTGTPVDDQDYQVPFRFTGTISKLTVKLGPHEMAAAEKEKVDKTMRDRQ
- a CDS encoding DUF1298 domain-containing protein; this translates as MKSQAMKSTLLVCGLLASLVRFDAGALGRLLFNLGVSNVPGPQQPFYLLGTRLRLLSCVAPVADGVGLTIGVASYYGTIGLFPTACRTIVPDTAFLAGCVN
- a CDS encoding peptidyl-prolyl cis-trans isomerase is translated as MLGRWLREPLLQFLLFGLLLFAGYHLLNRNPDPRDQPERIDLTADDLRQIRIAWLAQGRSDLTPEQMQSLVDAKVREEILYREALALGLDKGDTIVKRRLAQKMEFLFEDVAALREPTADELKLWFEKNSERFTLPARTTFRHLYFSPDRRGPRTRADAAQGLAKMAGKPADSPEATALADRFMFQDYYADRSFDDVAKTFGPPFARALFQIAPGSWAGPIESGYGWHLVWVDAMTPARVPSFDEVEPDIKTGWIEDQRAQIRQRAFEAMRARYQVVMPKDVSVADVASLPAPEIPPLAGVVPE
- a CDS encoding DUF3604 domain-containing protein; the encoded protein is MRLELRARSTVVLGIVLSLVTGLPAVAANPERDAYFGETHVHTSWSLDAFAIGNLLTNPGDAYKYFKGEPIKHPLGYDVKIDTPLDWAGVTDHSEYAGVVNLANEPGSAVSKLSVAQPLILKARTKEEMERVALYAINTLASGPPVPALMAPEIAGTVWKRNVALADQANEPGKFTAFCSYEWTSMPNNMNLHRNIFFKDCAKVPPMPFSALDSKHPVDLWDWMDGQRKAGNDLLAISHNANLSDGRMFPTEVDTKGRPIDAAYAASRTRNEPLIEIKQLKGTSETHPLLSPNDEFASFEIMSVLLGNPPGRIPHIVGSYARQALKDGLTMQDTEGFNPYKFGFGAASDSHNTAVPYRQDNFFGGHSFTDGTIEARMSGNLVGGMFDARTEGTSGLTGVWAEENTRAALFEGMSRKETFAVTGPHIKVRVFGGWEYTPDMLADKDWVKTGYAKGVPMGGDLPPATGKAPAFMVWAVKDPTSGNLDRIQIVKGWTKSGQSYEKIFDVVWAGDRKPDKWTGVVPPIGSTVDIEKATYENTIGSVELKTVWSDPEFDPSLHAFYYARVLEIPTPRWTTIQAAKLGIAPPDVVAPTLQERAWSSPIWYTPSAEARKAAKPGTTVADLKKQGAMALNDDQLKTLIVEKSVWLQNTVTGEKYMIIYGALGKGTNAKPLTPADPGYVTQHLPVNQGQFQVRYVGRNVAMQSLTGDAAGASYLGGSRTYNINKGKIVIELEGTPIEVSVYKLGDKYVGARSNEFGYANYEIVPHVGELNPLEASAKPSKH
- a CDS encoding DUF202 domain-containing protein yields the protein MAKLRTQLALDRTTLAWIRTTLTMATFGFGTVGFFRSLREKSPTPEAVHLHESAIRFGIALIILGIVATVLAGISHWVTLRRLRRNEDVILSQWPLSIAVAMLLAIIGMVSLWNLLSR